In Eriocheir sinensis breed Jianghai 21 chromosome 17, ASM2467909v1, whole genome shotgun sequence, one genomic interval encodes:
- the LOC126999963 gene encoding titin-like isoform X2 translates to MKLFVVWTLVLVLGNLGAGRQSLADGGGSKGLPQDGAASLTLENTDVDPCRKQDEGGLKELPKVYDLTSMKPSLENGTHNTIKTVERRVINNTDEAGHLTGNKTVVEKTTETDVQPNRNVSKTTEAQVVVDEKGKESGEKHVTESETVTQSTPDNGTLTQTVDVKTVTDEKGNEINEEVVIKKEATVLTNDTKEKPKDDKAATLLLPKDDQGKNKTETTEITEERKETLPDNTTHEVLVKEKEEILPSQNSTKVTSVETKNITEMGDGLQKTEITEERKEILPSNITNEDVLKEEILPSQNSTKVTSVETKNITEKGDGLQKTEITEERKEILPSNITNEDVLKEEILPSQNSTKVTSVETKNITEMGDGLLKTEITEERKEILPSNITNEDVLKEEILPSQNSTTVTSVETKNITEKGDGLLRAEQTKERKETLPDNTTHEIVVKEKEEKLPSQDSTNETSVESKNVTYKGDGKDVEKETVIQKEVVKNVCNGDIKEVRDEGHLKETAEDLKHQVSDVKNKIEEEKAKAEETSPTPTQWIEQKPVAAPVIQEGKVVRKVVPAMRPMKVVRKVVPAMRPMKVVRKVVPAMRPMRVVRKVVPAMRPMRVVRKVVPVMRPMRVVRKVVPVMRPMRVVRKVVPAVRPMKVVRKVVPAVRPMKVVRKGVPSVRQGKVFVVHRVVEYVTPSVVTKRFPVVTQKKVLAKVPPTVTEGNIPVVTEKKVTENLIPSVTEGKVPVVTTEKVAEQVAPSATEEIVSVPKEQENVPVMTEKEVENLIPSVTEGKVPVVPQQEIVDKVAPSATEEIVSVPKMQENVSVVTEEKAENLIPSVTEGKVPVATTEKVAEQAAPSATEEIVSVPKMQENVSVVTEEKAENLIPSVTEGKVPVATTEKVAEQAAPSATEEIVSVPKMQENVSVVTEEKAENLIPSVTEGKVPVATTEKVAEQAAPSATEEIVSVPKMQENVSVVTEEKAENLIPSVTEGKVPVATTEKVAEQAAPSATEEIVSVPKMQENVPVVTEEKAENLIPSVTEGKVPVVPQQESVDKVAPSATEEKVPVVVKEKVIEQAAPQERVIEKVPLRRQKKKFLSRSKKVSEQAAPSGTEEIVTVPKEQEQVPVVTEEKVVEEVAPSVTEEKAPVVTNQTVVEKITPTATEEEVVTQRKLVEKVAPSVEENVVDIPKREEV, encoded by the exons ATGAAGCTCTTCGTAGTGTGGACGCTGGTCTTGGTGCTGGGAAATCTGGGAGCCGGCAGGCAGTCACTAGCCGACGGAGGGGGCTCCAAGGGGCTCCCGCAGGACGGGGCGGCCTCCCTTACCCTGGAAAACACCGATGTGGACCCATGCCGAAAACAAGACGAGGGGGGACTCAAAGAGTTACCCAAAGTTTATGATCTAACGAGCATGAAGCCAAGCTTGGAAAATGGCACTCATAACACCATCAAGACCGTGGAAAGAAGAGTCATTAACAATACAGACGAGGCGGGGCATTTAACAGGAAACAAGACAGTCGTTGAAAAGACGACAGAGACTGACGTACAGCCCAACCGAAATGTATCAAAGACTACGGAAGCACAAGTCGTTGTTgatgagaaaggtaaagaaagtggCGAAAAACATGTCACAGAGAGCGAAACGGTGACGCAAAGCACTCCAGACAACGGAACCTTAACACAGACGGTGGACGTGAAAACTGTAACGGACGAAAAGGGCAATGAAATAAACGAGGAGGTTgttataaagaaggaagcaacagtACTTACTAATGACACTAAAGAAAAGCCGAAGGACGATAAAGctgcaactcttcttcttccgaaGGATGACcaaggtaaaaacaaaacagaaactacagaaataacagaggaaagaaaggagactcTGCCCGACAATACAACGCATGAAGTcttagtaaaagagaaagaagaaatattgccTTCACAGAACAGCActaaagtgacatctgtggagacgaAGAATATTACAGAGATGGGTGATGGGCTTCAGAAGACAGaaataacagaggaaagaaaagagattctgcccagcaatataacgaatgaagatgTATTGAAAGAAGAAATATTGCCTTCACAGAACAGCActaaagtgacatctgtggagacgaAGAATATTACAGAGAAAGGTGATGGGCTTCAGAAGACAGaaataacagaggaaagaaaagagattctgcccagcaatataacgaatgaagatgTATTGAAAGAAGAAATATTGCCTTCACAGAACAGCActaaagtgacatctgtggagacgaAGAATATTACAGAGATGGGTGATGGGCTTCTGAAGACAGaaataacagaggaaagaaaagagattctgcccagcaatataacgaatgaagatgTATTGAAAGAAGAAATATTGCCTTCACAGAACAGCACTacagtgacatctgtggagacgaAGAATATTACAGAGAAGGGTGATGGGCTTCTGAGGGCagaacaaacaaaggaaagaaaggagactcTGCCCGACAATACAACGCATGAAATTGtagttaaagagaaagaagaaaaattacctTCACAGGATAGCACTAACGAGACATCCGTGGAAAGTAAGAATGTTACATATAAGGGCgatggaaaagatgtcgagaaagaaactgtaattcaaAAAGAAGTCGTTAAGAATGTGTGTAATGGCGACATCAAGGAGGTTCGTGACGAAGGACATCTTAAAGAAACAGCTGAAGACCTGAAGCACCAAGTTAGCGACGTGAAGAACaagattgaggaagaaaaggcaaaggcTGAGGAAACAAGTCCTACGCCGACCCAATGGATAGAACAAAAACCAGTTGCCGCCCCTGTCATCCAAGAAGGcaaggtcgttagaaaggtagtccctgctatgaggccaatgaaggtcgttagaaaggtagtccctgctatgaggccaatgaaggtcgttagaaaggtagtccctgctaTGAGGCCAATGagg gtcgttagaaaggtagtccctgctaTGAGGCCAATGagggtcgttagaaaggtagtccctgttATGAGGCCAATGagggtcgttagaaaggtagtccctgttATGAGGCCAATGagggtcgttagaaag gtagtccctgctgtgaggccaatgaaggtcgttagaaaggtagtccctgctgtgaggccaatgaaggtcgttagaaaggGTGTGCCCTCGGTGAGACAAGGAAAAGTCTTCGTTGTGCATCGAGTTGTTGAATACGTCACCCCTTCGGTGGTAACAAAAAGATTCCCCGTTGTGACACAGAAGAAGGTTCTTGCAAAGGTTCCCCCTACGGTGACAGAAGGAAACATCCCCGTTGTTACAGAAAAGAAAGTTACTGAGAATCTTATCCCCtctgtgacagaaggaaaagtgcCGGTTGTGACAACTGAGAAGGTTGCTGAGCAGGTTGCCCCTTCGGCAACAGAAGAGATCGTCAGTGTCCCCAAGGAGCAAGAAAATGTCCCTGTCATGACAGAAAAAGAGGTTGAGAATCTTATCCCCtctgtgacagaaggaaaagtaccggtagtccctcaacaggagaTTGTTGACAAGGTTGCCCCTTCGGCGACAGAAGAGATCGTCAGTGTCCCCAAGATGCAAGAAAATGTCTCTGTCGTAAcagaagaaaaggctgagaatcttatcccctctgtgacagaaggaaaagttccgGTTGCGACAACAGAGAAGGTTGctgagcaggctgccccttcggcgACAGAAGAGATCGTCAGTGTCCCCAAGATGCAAGAAAATGTCTCTGTCGTAAcagaagaaaaggctgagaatcttatcccctctgtgacagaaggaaaagttccgGTTGCGACAACAGAGAAGGTTGctgagcaggctgccccttcggcgACAGAAGAGATCGTCAGTGTCCCCAAGATGCAAGAAAATGTCTCTGTCGTAAcagaagaaaaggctgagaatcttatcccctctgtgacagaaggaaaagttccgGTTGCGACAACAGAGAAGGTTGctgagcaggctgccccttcggcaACAGAAGAGATCGTCAGTGTCCCCAAGATGCAAGAAAATGTCTCTGTCGTAAcagaagaaaaggctgagaatcttatcccctctgtgacagaaggaaaagttccgGTTGCGACAACAGAGAAGGTTGctgagcaggctgccccttcggcaACAGAAGAGATCGTCAGTGTCCCCAAGATGCAAGAAAATGTCCCTGTCGTAAcagaagaaaaggctgagaatcttatcccctctgtgacagaaggaaaagtaccggtagtccctcaacaggagaGTGTTGACAAGGTTGCCCCTTCggcaacagaagaaaaagttcctgttgtggtAAAAGAGAAAGtcattgaacaggctgccccacaagaaagggttattgaaaaggTTCCCCTGcggcgacagaagaaaaagttcctgtcgCGGTCAAAGAAAGTTAGTGAACAGGCAGCCCCTTCGGggacagaagagattgtcactgttcccaaagagcaagaacaagtccctgttgtaacagaggaaaaggtcgTTGAAGAGGTTGCCCCCTCCGTAACAGAGGAAAAAGCtcccgttgtgacaaatcagacGGTTGTCGAAAAGATTACTCCTACCGCAACAGAGGAAGAAGTTGTCACTCAACGGAAGCTCGTTGAGAAGGTTGCCCCCTCTGTCGAGGAAAATGTAGTTGACATTCCAAAGAGGGAGGAAGTGTAG
- the LOC126999963 gene encoding titin-like isoform X25, with protein sequence MKLFVVWTLVLVLGNLGAGRQSLADGGGSKGLPQDGAASLTLENTDVDPCRKQDEGGLKELPKVYDLTSMKPSLENGTHNTIKTVERRVINNTDEAGHLTGNKTVVEKTTETDVQPNRNVSKTTEAQVVVDEKGKESGEKHVTESETVTQSTPDNGTLTQTVDVKTVTDEKGNEINEEVVIKKEATVLTNDTKEKPKDDKAATLLLPKDDQGKNKTETTEITEERKETLPDNTTHEVLVKEKEEILPSQNSTKVTSVETKNITEMGDGLQKTEITEERKEILPSNITNEDVLKEEILPSQNSTKVTSVETKNITEKGDGLQKTEITEERKEILPSNITNEDVLKEEILPSQNSTKVTSVETKNITEMGDGLLKTEITEERKEILPSNITNEDVLKEEILPSQNSTTVTSVETKNITEKGDGLLRAEQTKERKETLPDNTTHEIVVKEKEEKLPSQDSTNETSVESKNVTYKGDGKDVEKETVIQKEVVKNVCNGDIKEVRDEGHLKETAEDLKHQVSDVKNKIEEEKAKAEETSPTPTQWIEQKPVAAPVIQEGKVVRKVVPAMRPMKVVRKVVPAMRPMKVVRKVVPAMRPMRVVRKVVPAVRPMKVVRKVVPAMRPMRVVRKGVPSVRQGKVFVVHRVVEYVTPSVVTKRFPVVTQKKVLAKVPPTVTEGNIPVVTEKKVTENLIPSVTEGKVPVVTTEKVAEQVAPSATEEIVSVPKEQENVPVMTEKEVENLIPSVTEGKVPVVPQQEIVDKVAPSATEEIVSVPKMQENVSVVTEEKAENLIPSVTEGKVPVATTEKVAEQAAPSATEEIVSVPKMQENVSVVTEEKAENLIPSVTEGKVPVATTEKVAEQAAPSATEEIVSVPKMQENVSVVTEEKAENLIPSVTEGKVPVATTEKVAEQAAPSATEEIVSVPKMQENVSVVTEEKAENLIPSVTEGKVPVATTEKVAEQAAPSATEEIVSVPKMQENVPVVTEEKAENLIPSVTEGKVPVVPQQESVDKVAPSATEEKVPVVVKEKVIEQAAPQERVIEKVPLRRQKKKFLSRSKKVSEQAAPSGTEEIVTVPKEQEQVPVVTEEKVVEEVAPSVTEEKAPVVTNQTVVEKITPTATEEEVVTQRKLVEKVAPSVEENVVDIPKREEV encoded by the exons ATGAAGCTCTTCGTAGTGTGGACGCTGGTCTTGGTGCTGGGAAATCTGGGAGCCGGCAGGCAGTCACTAGCCGACGGAGGGGGCTCCAAGGGGCTCCCGCAGGACGGGGCGGCCTCCCTTACCCTGGAAAACACCGATGTGGACCCATGCCGAAAACAAGACGAGGGGGGACTCAAAGAGTTACCCAAAGTTTATGATCTAACGAGCATGAAGCCAAGCTTGGAAAATGGCACTCATAACACCATCAAGACCGTGGAAAGAAGAGTCATTAACAATACAGACGAGGCGGGGCATTTAACAGGAAACAAGACAGTCGTTGAAAAGACGACAGAGACTGACGTACAGCCCAACCGAAATGTATCAAAGACTACGGAAGCACAAGTCGTTGTTgatgagaaaggtaaagaaagtggCGAAAAACATGTCACAGAGAGCGAAACGGTGACGCAAAGCACTCCAGACAACGGAACCTTAACACAGACGGTGGACGTGAAAACTGTAACGGACGAAAAGGGCAATGAAATAAACGAGGAGGTTgttataaagaaggaagcaacagtACTTACTAATGACACTAAAGAAAAGCCGAAGGACGATAAAGctgcaactcttcttcttccgaaGGATGACcaaggtaaaaacaaaacagaaactacagaaataacagaggaaagaaaggagactcTGCCCGACAATACAACGCATGAAGTcttagtaaaagagaaagaagaaatattgccTTCACAGAACAGCActaaagtgacatctgtggagacgaAGAATATTACAGAGATGGGTGATGGGCTTCAGAAGACAGaaataacagaggaaagaaaagagattctgcccagcaatataacgaatgaagatgTATTGAAAGAAGAAATATTGCCTTCACAGAACAGCActaaagtgacatctgtggagacgaAGAATATTACAGAGAAAGGTGATGGGCTTCAGAAGACAGaaataacagaggaaagaaaagagattctgcccagcaatataacgaatgaagatgTATTGAAAGAAGAAATATTGCCTTCACAGAACAGCActaaagtgacatctgtggagacgaAGAATATTACAGAGATGGGTGATGGGCTTCTGAAGACAGaaataacagaggaaagaaaagagattctgcccagcaatataacgaatgaagatgTATTGAAAGAAGAAATATTGCCTTCACAGAACAGCACTacagtgacatctgtggagacgaAGAATATTACAGAGAAGGGTGATGGGCTTCTGAGGGCagaacaaacaaaggaaagaaaggagactcTGCCCGACAATACAACGCATGAAATTGtagttaaagagaaagaagaaaaattacctTCACAGGATAGCACTAACGAGACATCCGTGGAAAGTAAGAATGTTACATATAAGGGCgatggaaaagatgtcgagaaagaaactgtaattcaaAAAGAAGTCGTTAAGAATGTGTGTAATGGCGACATCAAGGAGGTTCGTGACGAAGGACATCTTAAAGAAACAGCTGAAGACCTGAAGCACCAAGTTAGCGACGTGAAGAACaagattgaggaagaaaaggcaaaggcTGAGGAAACAAGTCCTACGCCGACCCAATGGATAGAACAAAAACCAGTTGCCGCCCCTGTCATCCAAGAAGGcaaggtcgttagaaaggtagtccctgctatgaggccaatgaaggtcgttagaaaggtagtccctgctatgaggccaatgaaggtcgttagaaaggtagtccctgctaTGAGGCCAATGagg gtcgttagaaaggtagtccctgctgtgaggccaatgaaggtcgttagaaaggtagtccctgctaTGAGGCCAATGagg gtcgttagaaaggGTGTGCCCTCGGTGAGACAAGGAAAAGTCTTCGTTGTGCATCGAGTTGTTGAATACGTCACCCCTTCGGTGGTAACAAAAAGATTCCCCGTTGTGACACAGAAGAAGGTTCTTGCAAAGGTTCCCCCTACGGTGACAGAAGGAAACATCCCCGTTGTTACAGAAAAGAAAGTTACTGAGAATCTTATCCCCtctgtgacagaaggaaaagtgcCGGTTGTGACAACTGAGAAGGTTGCTGAGCAGGTTGCCCCTTCGGCAACAGAAGAGATCGTCAGTGTCCCCAAGGAGCAAGAAAATGTCCCTGTCATGACAGAAAAAGAGGTTGAGAATCTTATCCCCtctgtgacagaaggaaaagtaccggtagtccctcaacaggagaTTGTTGACAAGGTTGCCCCTTCGGCGACAGAAGAGATCGTCAGTGTCCCCAAGATGCAAGAAAATGTCTCTGTCGTAAcagaagaaaaggctgagaatcttatcccctctgtgacagaaggaaaagttccgGTTGCGACAACAGAGAAGGTTGctgagcaggctgccccttcggcgACAGAAGAGATCGTCAGTGTCCCCAAGATGCAAGAAAATGTCTCTGTCGTAAcagaagaaaaggctgagaatcttatcccctctgtgacagaaggaaaagttccgGTTGCGACAACAGAGAAGGTTGctgagcaggctgccccttcggcgACAGAAGAGATCGTCAGTGTCCCCAAGATGCAAGAAAATGTCTCTGTCGTAAcagaagaaaaggctgagaatcttatcccctctgtgacagaaggaaaagttccgGTTGCGACAACAGAGAAGGTTGctgagcaggctgccccttcggcaACAGAAGAGATCGTCAGTGTCCCCAAGATGCAAGAAAATGTCTCTGTCGTAAcagaagaaaaggctgagaatcttatcccctctgtgacagaaggaaaagttccgGTTGCGACAACAGAGAAGGTTGctgagcaggctgccccttcggcaACAGAAGAGATCGTCAGTGTCCCCAAGATGCAAGAAAATGTCCCTGTCGTAAcagaagaaaaggctgagaatcttatcccctctgtgacagaaggaaaagtaccggtagtccctcaacaggagaGTGTTGACAAGGTTGCCCCTTCggcaacagaagaaaaagttcctgttgtggtAAAAGAGAAAGtcattgaacaggctgccccacaagaaagggttattgaaaaggTTCCCCTGcggcgacagaagaaaaagttcctgtcgCGGTCAAAGAAAGTTAGTGAACAGGCAGCCCCTTCGGggacagaagagattgtcactgttcccaaagagcaagaacaagtccctgttgtaacagaggaaaaggtcgTTGAAGAGGTTGCCCCCTCCGTAACAGAGGAAAAAGCtcccgttgtgacaaatcagacGGTTGTCGAAAAGATTACTCCTACCGCAACAGAGGAAGAAGTTGTCACTCAACGGAAGCTCGTTGAGAAGGTTGCCCCCTCTGTCGAGGAAAATGTAGTTGACATTCCAAAGAGGGAGGAAGTGTAG
- the LOC126999963 gene encoding titin-like isoform X39 → MKLFVVWTLVLVLGNLGAGRQSLADGGGSKGLPQDGAASLTLENTDVDPCRKQDEGGLKELPKVYDLTSMKPSLENGTHNTIKTVERRVINNTDEAGHLTGNKTVVEKTTETDVQPNRNVSKTTEAQVVVDEKGKESGEKHVTESETVTQSTPDNGTLTQTVDVKTVTDEKGNEINEEVVIKKEATVLTNDTKEKPKDDKAATLLLPKDDQGKNKTETTEITEERKETLPDNTTHEVLVKEKEEILPSQNSTKVTSVETKNITEMGDGLQKTEITEERKEILPSNITNEDVLKEEILPSQNSTKVTSVETKNITEKGDGLQKTEITEERKEILPSNITNEDVLKEEILPSQNSTKVTSVETKNITEMGDGLLKTEITEERKEILPSNITNEDVLKEEILPSQNSTTVTSVETKNITEKGDGLLRAEQTKERKETLPDNTTHEIVVKEKEEKLPSQDSTNETSVESKNVTYKGDGKDVEKETVIQKEVVKNVCNGDIKEVRDEGHLKETAEDLKHQVSDVKNKIEEEKAKAEETSPTPTQWIEQKPVAAPVIQEGKVVRKVVPAMRPMKVVRKVVPAMRPMKVVRKVVPAMRPMRVVRKGVPSVRQGKVFVVHRVVEYVTPSVVTKRFPVVTQKKVLAKVPPTVTEGNIPVVTEKKVTENLIPSVTEGKVPVVTTEKVAEQVAPSATEEIVSVPKEQENVPVMTEKEVENLIPSVTEGKVPVVPQQEIVDKVAPSATEEIVSVPKMQENVSVVTEEKAENLIPSVTEGKVPVATTEKVAEQAAPSATEEIVSVPKMQENVSVVTEEKAENLIPSVTEGKVPVATTEKVAEQAAPSATEEIVSVPKMQENVSVVTEEKAENLIPSVTEGKVPVATTEKVAEQAAPSATEEIVSVPKMQENVSVVTEEKAENLIPSVTEGKVPVATTEKVAEQAAPSATEEIVSVPKMQENVPVVTEEKAENLIPSVTEGKVPVVPQQESVDKVAPSATEEKVPVVVKEKVIEQAAPQERVIEKVPLRRQKKKFLSRSKKVSEQAAPSGTEEIVTVPKEQEQVPVVTEEKVVEEVAPSVTEEKAPVVTNQTVVEKITPTATEEEVVTQRKLVEKVAPSVEENVVDIPKREEV, encoded by the exons ATGAAGCTCTTCGTAGTGTGGACGCTGGTCTTGGTGCTGGGAAATCTGGGAGCCGGCAGGCAGTCACTAGCCGACGGAGGGGGCTCCAAGGGGCTCCCGCAGGACGGGGCGGCCTCCCTTACCCTGGAAAACACCGATGTGGACCCATGCCGAAAACAAGACGAGGGGGGACTCAAAGAGTTACCCAAAGTTTATGATCTAACGAGCATGAAGCCAAGCTTGGAAAATGGCACTCATAACACCATCAAGACCGTGGAAAGAAGAGTCATTAACAATACAGACGAGGCGGGGCATTTAACAGGAAACAAGACAGTCGTTGAAAAGACGACAGAGACTGACGTACAGCCCAACCGAAATGTATCAAAGACTACGGAAGCACAAGTCGTTGTTgatgagaaaggtaaagaaagtggCGAAAAACATGTCACAGAGAGCGAAACGGTGACGCAAAGCACTCCAGACAACGGAACCTTAACACAGACGGTGGACGTGAAAACTGTAACGGACGAAAAGGGCAATGAAATAAACGAGGAGGTTgttataaagaaggaagcaacagtACTTACTAATGACACTAAAGAAAAGCCGAAGGACGATAAAGctgcaactcttcttcttccgaaGGATGACcaaggtaaaaacaaaacagaaactacagaaataacagaggaaagaaaggagactcTGCCCGACAATACAACGCATGAAGTcttagtaaaagagaaagaagaaatattgccTTCACAGAACAGCActaaagtgacatctgtggagacgaAGAATATTACAGAGATGGGTGATGGGCTTCAGAAGACAGaaataacagaggaaagaaaagagattctgcccagcaatataacgaatgaagatgTATTGAAAGAAGAAATATTGCCTTCACAGAACAGCActaaagtgacatctgtggagacgaAGAATATTACAGAGAAAGGTGATGGGCTTCAGAAGACAGaaataacagaggaaagaaaagagattctgcccagcaatataacgaatgaagatgTATTGAAAGAAGAAATATTGCCTTCACAGAACAGCActaaagtgacatctgtggagacgaAGAATATTACAGAGATGGGTGATGGGCTTCTGAAGACAGaaataacagaggaaagaaaagagattctgcccagcaatataacgaatgaagatgTATTGAAAGAAGAAATATTGCCTTCACAGAACAGCACTacagtgacatctgtggagacgaAGAATATTACAGAGAAGGGTGATGGGCTTCTGAGGGCagaacaaacaaaggaaagaaaggagactcTGCCCGACAATACAACGCATGAAATTGtagttaaagagaaagaagaaaaattacctTCACAGGATAGCACTAACGAGACATCCGTGGAAAGTAAGAATGTTACATATAAGGGCgatggaaaagatgtcgagaaagaaactgtaattcaaAAAGAAGTCGTTAAGAATGTGTGTAATGGCGACATCAAGGAGGTTCGTGACGAAGGACATCTTAAAGAAACAGCTGAAGACCTGAAGCACCAAGTTAGCGACGTGAAGAACaagattgaggaagaaaaggcaaaggcTGAGGAAACAAGTCCTACGCCGACCCAATGGATAGAACAAAAACCAGTTGCCGCCCCTGTCATCCAAGAAGGcaaggtcgttagaaaggtagtccctgctatgaggccaatgaaggtcgttagaaaggtagtccctgctatgaggccaatgaaggtcgttagaaaggtagtccctgctaTGAGGCCAATGagg gtcgttagaaaggGTGTGCCCTCGGTGAGACAAGGAAAAGTCTTCGTTGTGCATCGAGTTGTTGAATACGTCACCCCTTCGGTGGTAACAAAAAGATTCCCCGTTGTGACACAGAAGAAGGTTCTTGCAAAGGTTCCCCCTACGGTGACAGAAGGAAACATCCCCGTTGTTACAGAAAAGAAAGTTACTGAGAATCTTATCCCCtctgtgacagaaggaaaagtgcCGGTTGTGACAACTGAGAAGGTTGCTGAGCAGGTTGCCCCTTCGGCAACAGAAGAGATCGTCAGTGTCCCCAAGGAGCAAGAAAATGTCCCTGTCATGACAGAAAAAGAGGTTGAGAATCTTATCCCCtctgtgacagaaggaaaagtaccggtagtccctcaacaggagaTTGTTGACAAGGTTGCCCCTTCGGCGACAGAAGAGATCGTCAGTGTCCCCAAGATGCAAGAAAATGTCTCTGTCGTAAcagaagaaaaggctgagaatcttatcccctctgtgacagaaggaaaagttccgGTTGCGACAACAGAGAAGGTTGctgagcaggctgccccttcggcgACAGAAGAGATCGTCAGTGTCCCCAAGATGCAAGAAAATGTCTCTGTCGTAAcagaagaaaaggctgagaatcttatcccctctgtgacagaaggaaaagttccgGTTGCGACAACAGAGAAGGTTGctgagcaggctgccccttcggcgACAGAAGAGATCGTCAGTGTCCCCAAGATGCAAGAAAATGTCTCTGTCGTAAcagaagaaaaggctgagaatcttatcccctctgtgacagaaggaaaagttccgGTTGCGACAACAGAGAAGGTTGctgagcaggctgccccttcggcaACAGAAGAGATCGTCAGTGTCCCCAAGATGCAAGAAAATGTCTCTGTCGTAAcagaagaaaaggctgagaatcttatcccctctgtgacagaaggaaaagttccgGTTGCGACAACAGAGAAGGTTGctgagcaggctgccccttcggcaACAGAAGAGATCGTCAGTGTCCCCAAGATGCAAGAAAATGTCCCTGTCGTAAcagaagaaaaggctgagaatcttatcccctctgtgacagaaggaaaagtaccggtagtccctcaacaggagaGTGTTGACAAGGTTGCCCCTTCggcaacagaagaaaaagttcctgttgtggtAAAAGAGAAAGtcattgaacaggctgccccacaagaaagggttattgaaaaggTTCCCCTGcggcgacagaagaaaaagttcctgtcgCGGTCAAAGAAAGTTAGTGAACAGGCAGCCCCTTCGGggacagaagagattgtcactgttcccaaagagcaagaacaagtccctgttgtaacagaggaaaaggtcgTTGAAGAGGTTGCCCCCTCCGTAACAGAGGAAAAAGCtcccgttgtgacaaatcagacGGTTGTCGAAAAGATTACTCCTACCGCAACAGAGGAAGAAGTTGTCACTCAACGGAAGCTCGTTGAGAAGGTTGCCCCCTCTGTCGAGGAAAATGTAGTTGACATTCCAAAGAGGGAGGAAGTGTAG